From Gimesia panareensis, the proteins below share one genomic window:
- a CDS encoding baeRF3 domain-containing protein: MKTLSHDELKSLTEWEQGPCVSIYLPRHQAVSEHGEDPIHLRNLLDEAEISLQAQGLGAVETRTLLEPARKIQNDATFWERGPAQGLCILVAPGMFHQYDLAYQCPQSLSVADSFYVNPLFYKVYDNDHFDLLAICPKSVRLFRHQNGEFTQLELPENVPANLEEISANTQFEESLQYHTTSAAGARGDNASMQHGHGLTKEQNEKLLSDYFQLLAKQLEKNLDNAGPPMILVTAEKQQNLFRKHYHAKNLIAEGITTSPDHLNEQELYQLALPVIEQISSAPFRKAREQYQQHLGTSRISHQLEEILQAADQGRIEALFTPLGSELWGRLPNDGDLIQTHAQPENGDVALLNWAIRNTYKHGGTPYVISASEMPEDKPVTAYFRW; this comes from the coding sequence ATGAAGACTCTCTCGCACGATGAACTCAAGTCTCTGACAGAATGGGAACAAGGCCCTTGTGTTTCGATTTATTTACCGCGGCACCAGGCCGTTTCTGAGCATGGCGAAGATCCCATCCATCTGAGAAACCTGCTCGATGAAGCAGAAATCAGTCTGCAGGCACAGGGGCTGGGAGCCGTCGAAACCCGAACCCTGCTGGAACCCGCGAGAAAGATCCAGAATGACGCTACCTTCTGGGAACGTGGTCCTGCGCAGGGGCTCTGCATTCTCGTCGCGCCAGGCATGTTTCACCAGTACGATCTGGCATACCAGTGTCCGCAGAGCCTTTCAGTCGCAGACAGTTTTTATGTGAATCCGCTGTTTTATAAAGTTTACGACAACGATCACTTTGATCTGCTGGCCATCTGCCCGAAATCCGTCAGACTCTTTCGCCATCAGAATGGTGAGTTCACTCAGCTTGAGCTCCCGGAAAATGTACCCGCAAACCTGGAAGAGATCTCTGCCAACACCCAGTTTGAAGAATCGCTGCAATATCACACGACTTCCGCCGCCGGTGCCCGGGGCGATAACGCATCCATGCAGCATGGTCATGGCTTAACCAAAGAACAAAATGAGAAACTCCTCTCCGATTACTTCCAGCTCCTGGCAAAACAGCTGGAAAAAAATCTGGACAACGCTGGCCCTCCGATGATTCTGGTGACAGCCGAAAAACAACAGAATCTGTTCCGCAAGCACTATCACGCCAAAAATCTGATCGCTGAGGGAATCACCACCTCCCCCGATCACCTCAATGAACAGGAGCTCTATCAGCTCGCCTTACCCGTGATCGAGCAGATCTCAAGTGCGCCGTTTCGTAAAGCCCGGGAACAATATCAGCAGCATCTGGGTACCTCCCGGATCTCTCACCAGTTGGAAGAAATCCTGCAGGCAGCCGACCAGGGCCGGATTGAAGCCCTGTTTACGCCACTGGGTTCAGAGCTCTGGGGAAGGTTGCCCAACGATGGCGACTTGATCCAAACGCACGCTCAACCAGAGAATGGAGATGTCGCACTGCTCAACTGGGCTATCCGTAACACCTATAAACATGGTGGAACGCCTTATGTAATATCAGCTTCTGAGATGCCTGAAGACAAACCCGTGACCGCCTATTTCCGCTGGTGA
- a CDS encoding response regulator, which yields MIVDDHPIVREGYVHLIQRRDDLQVCAQAGGKVEAMQQIRSSSPQLIIVDISLSDGSGLELIKDIKSQSPQIKLLAVSMHDENLFAERCIRAGAHGYVNKQQAPEQLINAINRVLSGKIYLSQDITERMICRSIGATEDENVSPIEKLSDRELEVFEQIGQGETTRQIASKLNLSAKTIETYRENIKHKLNLSNATELTRHAIQWVLENRQ from the coding sequence ATGATTGTCGATGATCATCCCATCGTCCGGGAAGGTTACGTACACCTGATCCAGCGTAGAGACGATCTGCAAGTCTGCGCTCAAGCCGGTGGTAAAGTCGAAGCGATGCAGCAGATCAGGAGCAGTTCTCCACAGTTGATCATCGTGGATATCTCACTTTCTGACGGCAGCGGTCTCGAATTAATCAAAGATATCAAATCCCAATCTCCGCAGATCAAGCTGCTCGCCGTCTCCATGCACGACGAAAACCTCTTCGCAGAACGCTGTATCCGTGCCGGTGCTCATGGTTACGTCAACAAACAGCAGGCTCCCGAACAACTCATCAATGCCATCAATCGCGTCCTGTCAGGTAAAATCTATCTGAGCCAGGACATTACCGAACGTATGATCTGTCGTTCCATTGGTGCCACGGAAGACGAAAACGTCTCCCCCATCGAAAAACTCTCTGACCGTGAACTCGAAGTCTTCGAACAGATCGGCCAGGGAGAGACGACACGCCAGATCGCCAGCAAACTGAACTTAAGCGCCAAAACGATCGAGACTTACCGCGAGAACATCAAGCACAAGCTGAATCTGTCCAACGCGACAGAACTCACCCGTCACGCCATCCAGTGGGTCCTGGAAAATCGCCAGTAA
- a CDS encoding Hsp20/alpha crystallin family protein: MATTMTKEKSKSAPTGQPEIKTGALSRKPGDLASFFGRAPFWSLRDEMDHLLTRFSDDWNSGWLTQGFEASLDLSETNDKIEVHLDVPGIKPEEIDVEVSGNQLRITGERKEEQEEKGKTFHRVERRSGSFTRTVTLPCDVKEDAIEACCDNGVLTISLPKAEAVKSHKVTVKPKAK; encoded by the coding sequence ATGGCAACAACAATGACGAAAGAAAAATCGAAGTCGGCTCCCACTGGTCAACCTGAAATTAAGACGGGTGCGCTGTCGCGGAAGCCTGGTGATCTGGCTTCTTTTTTTGGACGTGCGCCGTTCTGGTCATTGCGGGATGAAATGGATCATTTGCTGACTCGTTTTTCTGATGACTGGAATAGTGGCTGGTTAACACAGGGGTTCGAAGCCTCACTTGACCTGTCCGAGACGAACGACAAAATCGAAGTTCATCTGGATGTTCCCGGAATCAAACCTGAAGAAATTGATGTGGAAGTCAGTGGGAATCAGTTGCGGATTACCGGCGAACGGAAAGAGGAGCAGGAAGAGAAAGGGAAAACCTTTCACAGAGTCGAACGACGTTCAGGCAGTTTTACACGTACGGTGACGTTGCCTTGTGACGTGAAGGAAGATGCAATCGAAGCCTGTTGTGATAACGGCGTGCTGACGATTTCACTACCGAAAGCAGAAGCCGTAAAGTCGCACAAGGTGACTGTGAAGCCGAAAGCCAAATAA
- a CDS encoding CBS domain-containing protein: MTAGRICTREVDLVDENESVQVAAERMNSRNVGTLIVLDEESHPIGMITDRDLALRVVGKGRDAIETTVESVMTRFPFNVNEETSIEDALTKMRSGGFRRLPVVDQDGKLAGVLTLDDILELLCEEFTEIGKIIRKESPTSLAQL, from the coding sequence ATGACTGCAGGACGAATTTGCACAAGAGAAGTCGATTTGGTTGATGAAAACGAATCTGTTCAAGTCGCCGCCGAACGCATGAATTCCCGCAATGTAGGCACCCTGATTGTCCTCGACGAAGAATCCCATCCCATCGGCATGATCACGGACCGGGACCTGGCCCTGCGCGTGGTTGGTAAAGGTCGCGATGCCATCGAGACCACCGTCGAGTCAGTAATGACCCGCTTCCCCTTCAATGTCAACGAAGAGACATCCATCGAAGACGCTCTCACTAAAATGCGTTCCGGGGGCTTCCGACGGCTGCCCGTCGTTGATCAAGATGGTAAACTGGCAGGCGTTCTGACGCTCGACGATATACTCGAACTGCTTTGCGAGGAATTCACCGAAATCGGAAAGATCATCCGGAAAGAGAGCCCGACCAGCCTGGCTCAGCTTTGA
- a CDS encoding protein-L-isoaspartate(D-aspartate) O-methyltransferase: MTDSAENTDPDIHVNARERMIEEHLRERGITNPRVLHAMRSVPREEFVTPENRRFAYNDCALPIDCQQTISQPYTVAFMCQAAQLTGSEKVLEIGCGSGYGAAVLSLLAREVHTVERIPELVEQASEKLTRLGYDNVHVYTADGTLGVPAAAPFDAIIVTAGAQSLPQPYVDQLNEGGRIIIPIGGEYSGQTMCRFTLSNGRLDEENLGAFAFVPLIGEHGWSR, from the coding sequence ATGACCGATTCTGCTGAGAATACCGACCCTGATATCCACGTCAATGCACGTGAGCGCATGATCGAGGAGCACCTGCGGGAACGGGGCATTACCAATCCCCGCGTGCTCCACGCCATGCGCAGCGTCCCCCGTGAAGAATTCGTCACCCCCGAAAACAGACGCTTCGCCTATAACGATTGTGCCCTCCCCATCGATTGCCAGCAGACCATCTCTCAGCCCTATACCGTCGCCTTTATGTGTCAGGCCGCCCAATTGACCGGCTCCGAAAAAGTCCTCGAAATCGGCTGCGGTTCCGGATACGGCGCTGCTGTCCTCTCCCTCCTCGCCCGCGAAGTCCATACTGTTGAACGCATCCCGGAACTGGTGGAACAGGCCAGCGAAAAGCTGACCCGCCTCGGCTATGACAACGTCCACGTCTACACGGCTGATGGAACACTCGGCGTCCCCGCAGCGGCTCCGTTCGACGCCATCATTGTCACCGCTGGCGCACAATCCCTCCCTCAGCCTTACGTGGATCAACTCAACGAAGGCGGCCGCATCATCATCCCCATCGGAGGCGAATACTCCGGACAGACCATGTGCCGGTTCACATTAAGCAACGGACGACTGGATGAAGAAAACCTGGGCGCCTTCGCCTTTGTGCCTCTCATCGGGGAGCACGGCTGGTCTCGCTGA
- a CDS encoding methionine adenosyltransferase has translation MEHFRLEKKGSLTTAEGAIEFVERKGIGHPDTICDGIAEAISISLSQSYLQWAGRILHHNIDKGLLVAGHTEPELGGGVVHTPMRLVIGDRATSEWEGHRISVEEIALESAREWIKAHLPLVNPETHVVFQNELRAGSAELTDIFSRARLLSNDTSAAVGFAPLTETEQLVLETERLINTEEFKLKYPETGQDVKVMGVRRDRGLQLTVAVAIVDRYIEEVQYYFDRKKELEEELTAFLEPQLKTLDSVSLAINTLDDQERGLDGMYLTVLGTSAEGADGGQVGRGNRVNGLITLNRPMSAEAAAGKNPFSHVGKIYNVLCHHLANQIYTELEPVKEVCVRMCSQIGREISDPWMVSTEVVLSAGTGLEEVEQPIQEIIEKQLRNMEDFVRRLASGEFSVY, from the coding sequence ATGGAACATTTTCGACTGGAAAAGAAGGGATCACTGACCACGGCGGAGGGGGCGATTGAATTCGTCGAACGCAAAGGGATCGGTCACCCGGATACGATCTGCGACGGGATCGCGGAGGCGATTTCGATCTCGCTTTCACAGAGCTACCTGCAGTGGGCGGGACGGATTCTGCATCATAACATCGATAAAGGCCTGCTGGTGGCGGGCCATACCGAGCCCGAACTGGGGGGCGGAGTCGTGCATACACCGATGCGACTGGTGATCGGGGATCGTGCGACGTCCGAATGGGAGGGCCACCGAATTTCCGTGGAGGAGATTGCGCTGGAGAGTGCCCGGGAGTGGATCAAGGCGCATCTGCCTCTGGTCAATCCGGAGACGCACGTGGTGTTTCAGAACGAACTGAGGGCCGGCTCCGCGGAGTTGACGGATATCTTCTCGCGGGCACGCCTGCTGTCGAATGACACATCGGCTGCAGTCGGATTTGCTCCGTTGACGGAGACCGAACAACTAGTGCTGGAGACGGAGCGGCTGATCAATACCGAAGAATTCAAGCTCAAGTATCCGGAAACGGGGCAGGATGTCAAAGTGATGGGTGTCCGTCGTGATCGGGGTCTGCAGCTGACTGTGGCTGTGGCGATCGTCGACCGGTACATCGAGGAAGTGCAGTACTACTTTGACCGGAAAAAAGAACTGGAGGAAGAGCTGACTGCCTTTCTGGAGCCGCAGCTCAAAACGCTGGACAGCGTTTCGCTGGCGATCAACACGCTGGACGACCAGGAGCGAGGGCTGGACGGCATGTATCTGACGGTGCTGGGGACTTCAGCCGAAGGGGCAGACGGAGGACAGGTAGGTCGCGGGAACCGGGTGAACGGTTTGATTACTTTGAATCGTCCGATGAGTGCCGAGGCGGCAGCCGGGAAGAATCCTTTCAGTCATGTGGGCAAAATCTACAACGTGTTGTGTCATCACCTGGCGAACCAGATTTATACAGAGCTGGAGCCGGTGAAAGAGGTCTGCGTGCGAATGTGCAGCCAGATTGGTCGCGAGATCAGCGATCCCTGGATGGTAAGTACTGAGGTCGTGTTGAGCGCGGGAACCGGACTCGAGGAGGTAGAACAACCGATTCAGGAGATTATCGAGAAGCAGCTGCGAAACATGGAGGATTTTGTCAGACGGCTGGCGAGCGGGGAATTCAGCGTGTATTAA
- a CDS encoding PAC2 family protein, protein MIDGVQELKSPWMIAVWPGMGNVGLTAGYYLMAKLGMELLSEYSPPELFDIDYVEVEQGVIHTGMRPRSRFFLWKDPEEQHDLVILIGEAQPQFGKYTYCQKMVTYARDLGIERIFTFAAMATAMHPEHESRVFAAVTDPENLKEMRVNNLEILQEGNISGLNGILLGAAADKGMDGTCLLGEMPHIFSQLPFPKASLAVLQAFRLISGIEIDTSELVEQSKAMEQKLGELLSQVEKSMGEKKEMPEQQESFEESLQPEVPEEPTLTPEEAQRIEELFAQAKQDRSKAYILKQELDRLDLFAEYEDRFLDLFKNHG, encoded by the coding sequence ATGATCGACGGAGTCCAGGAATTGAAATCGCCGTGGATGATCGCTGTCTGGCCCGGTATGGGAAATGTGGGGCTGACGGCAGGATATTATCTGATGGCCAAGCTGGGGATGGAACTGCTTTCCGAGTATTCACCGCCGGAACTGTTTGACATCGATTACGTCGAAGTCGAACAGGGAGTGATTCACACGGGGATGCGCCCGCGGAGTCGATTCTTTCTATGGAAAGATCCAGAGGAACAGCACGACCTGGTGATTCTGATCGGCGAAGCTCAGCCTCAGTTCGGCAAATACACGTATTGTCAGAAAATGGTTACGTATGCCCGGGACCTGGGAATCGAGCGAATCTTTACATTCGCGGCGATGGCAACCGCCATGCATCCGGAACACGAATCGCGTGTATTTGCTGCGGTGACGGATCCGGAGAACCTGAAGGAGATGCGGGTGAATAACCTCGAGATTCTGCAGGAAGGGAACATCAGCGGTCTGAACGGAATCCTGCTGGGGGCGGCGGCGGATAAGGGGATGGACGGGACTTGTCTGCTGGGGGAGATGCCTCATATCTTTTCCCAGTTGCCGTTCCCCAAGGCTTCGCTGGCGGTACTGCAGGCATTTCGGTTGATCTCGGGAATTGAAATCGATACCAGCGAGCTCGTCGAACAGTCAAAAGCGATGGAGCAGAAGCTGGGCGAGCTGTTATCGCAGGTGGAAAAGTCAATGGGCGAAAAAAAGGAGATGCCGGAACAGCAGGAGTCGTTTGAAGAATCCCTGCAGCCTGAGGTTCCCGAAGAGCCGACGCTGACGCCGGAAGAAGCGCAGCGGATCGAAGAGTTGTTCGCACAGGCGAAGCAGGATCGCTCTAAGGCTTATATTCTCAAACAGGAACTGGATCGGCTGGATCTGTTTGCAGAATATGAAGACCGTTTTCTGGACCTATTCAAAAATCACGGCTGA
- a CDS encoding amidohydrolase — translation MHAKWDWKRWWTGSVVGLLLGSGCLLLTAAEKEQSQLSSAQQTAVQDVQQRAEDLKAVNQSIWNYAEIGLQETKSSQLLIEKLEAEGFKVKSGVADMPTAFVASYGSGHPIIGILAEYDALPGLSQKTVPYRESLSEEGAGHACGHSGLGTAALGAALAVKEAIDKHQLKGTVRLYGTPAEETGLGKVYMLLDGQFKDLDICLHWHPANITNVHLGSSKALVSVKFTFTGLPSHASVSPESGVSALDAVELMNVGVNFMREHVKEDARMHYVIIDGGGQPNVVPAKATVWYYVRANAHEDLERYYHWVVDIAKGAALMTRTKLSIQVDTDNHELIPNAPLSELIHEKLTVIGPPEFSGEEKAFARRIQQPLIEKFGQTFPVAIDSRVHTLVESRTSSKGSTDVGDISWHIPTGGLRTTCFAAGNPGHSWQNVACIGSSIGEKGILYAAEALAATTVALMENPALVKEAKADFDQRMKSRKYITLIPKGQKPPVKIR, via the coding sequence ATGCATGCAAAATGGGACTGGAAACGGTGGTGGACTGGCTCGGTAGTGGGGCTGTTGCTGGGCAGCGGTTGTCTGCTGTTAACTGCAGCTGAAAAAGAGCAGAGTCAATTGAGCAGTGCTCAGCAGACGGCAGTGCAGGATGTGCAGCAACGGGCGGAAGATTTGAAAGCGGTCAATCAGTCGATCTGGAATTATGCAGAAATCGGCCTGCAGGAAACGAAATCGTCACAGCTGCTGATTGAAAAGCTGGAAGCGGAAGGCTTCAAAGTCAAAAGCGGGGTGGCAGATATGCCCACCGCGTTTGTGGCGAGCTACGGCAGCGGGCATCCGATTATCGGGATCCTGGCCGAATATGATGCCCTGCCGGGACTGTCTCAGAAAACGGTTCCTTATCGGGAGAGTCTCTCCGAAGAAGGGGCGGGGCACGCCTGTGGACACAGCGGCCTGGGGACGGCGGCATTAGGGGCCGCCCTGGCGGTCAAAGAAGCAATCGACAAGCATCAGCTCAAGGGGACGGTGCGACTCTACGGTACGCCGGCGGAGGAGACCGGACTGGGGAAGGTGTATATGCTGCTGGATGGCCAGTTCAAGGACCTGGATATCTGTCTGCACTGGCATCCGGCGAATATTACCAACGTGCACCTGGGAAGCTCCAAGGCACTGGTGTCGGTCAAGTTTACGTTTACGGGATTGCCCTCGCATGCTTCGGTGAGTCCGGAGAGCGGTGTGAGTGCGCTGGATGCGGTGGAGCTGATGAATGTGGGCGTGAATTTTATGCGCGAGCATGTGAAAGAAGACGCTCGGATGCATTATGTGATTATCGATGGAGGCGGACAGCCCAACGTGGTGCCGGCGAAAGCAACGGTGTGGTATTACGTGCGGGCCAATGCGCACGAGGACCTGGAGCGATATTATCACTGGGTGGTGGATATCGCCAAAGGGGCGGCACTGATGACGCGGACCAAACTGTCGATTCAGGTGGATACGGATAATCACGAGCTGATTCCGAATGCGCCCCTGTCGGAGTTGATTCATGAGAAACTGACGGTGATCGGTCCGCCGGAGTTTTCAGGCGAAGAGAAAGCGTTTGCCCGCCGGATCCAGCAGCCCCTGATTGAAAAGTTCGGCCAGACATTCCCGGTAGCGATCGACAGCCGGGTACATACGCTGGTGGAGTCGCGGACGTCATCGAAGGGATCGACGGATGTGGGGGACATCAGCTGGCACATTCCGACGGGAGGTCTGCGGACCACCTGTTTTGCTGCAGGAAACCCGGGACACAGCTGGCAGAATGTGGCCTGCATCGGATCTTCGATCGGGGAGAAGGGAATCCTGTATGCGGCAGAGGCATTGGCAGCAACCACGGTGGCACTGATGGAGAATCCGGCGCTGGTGAAGGAAGCGAAAGCGGACTTTGATCAGCGAATGAAGAGTCGAAAATATATCACGCTGATTCCGAAGGGACAGAAGCCACCAGTGAAAATCCGGTGA
- a CDS encoding tetratricopeptide repeat protein → MLNLSFRLFSGGVLLVCCLSACIPVPMTAPELYRPLADFTPQDGLYDFETQQATFNVAIDDNPNDPDAHFARALLYMGVGRYASAEDDLTAAIKVAEKQTGYDSERLASIYVHRGLIRWSDEKVELAIDDYSRAIELAPKNWEGYFHRWLAYHFEGEEEKAEQDRKRGLKLEPDVFDKEYVLRYDGIVL, encoded by the coding sequence ATGCTGAATCTGTCATTCCGCCTGTTCTCCGGCGGTGTTCTACTTGTGTGTTGTCTTTCAGCGTGCATTCCCGTTCCGATGACGGCTCCTGAACTCTACCGGCCGCTGGCCGATTTTACGCCCCAGGATGGTCTCTACGATTTTGAGACACAGCAGGCCACTTTCAATGTGGCGATCGATGATAACCCCAATGATCCGGATGCGCATTTTGCCCGGGCGTTGCTCTATATGGGCGTCGGCCGGTACGCGTCTGCCGAGGATGATCTGACGGCGGCAATCAAGGTGGCGGAGAAGCAGACCGGATATGACTCCGAACGGCTGGCTTCGATTTATGTGCATCGGGGACTGATCCGCTGGAGCGATGAAAAGGTTGAACTGGCGATCGACGACTATTCCCGGGCGATCGAACTGGCACCGAAGAACTGGGAAGGCTATTTCCATCGCTGGCTGGCTTACCACTTCGAGGGCGAGGAAGAGAAGGCAGAGCAGGATCGCAAGCGGGGGCTGAAGCTGGAGCCGGATGTGTTCGATAAGGAATACGTGCTGCGGTATGACGGCATCGTGTTGTAG
- a CDS encoding leucine-rich repeat domain-containing protein, producing MRIDLAENADWKREDRLQKIRQTTEPICIELTWSEIGDDLLQELNGKSNLQELLLFGSGITDEKLKQLGKLPNLRTLQLSGCHVTLEGILQLSSSRNLKRLLVSAVQPRLDDQAIARLIETWPHLETLDVGSSDLTDVGLSQIGQLKQLQKLNISHTKVTGSALSSLTDLSHLKTLHANDTHLSDSAMIHIGKMTSLEKLNLNHTDVSDDGFREVQKLRNLKRVYIVDTRVTDRGLKYLKPLKTIEYIGAGDNVSPQALQELKEALPLFARNRNG from the coding sequence ATGCGCATAGACCTGGCTGAAAATGCGGACTGGAAGCGGGAAGACAGACTCCAGAAAATCAGACAAACCACAGAGCCCATCTGCATCGAGCTGACCTGGTCCGAAATCGGCGATGATCTTCTGCAGGAATTGAACGGCAAATCCAATCTGCAGGAACTGCTCCTGTTCGGCTCAGGTATCACCGACGAAAAACTAAAGCAGCTTGGAAAGTTACCAAACCTGCGGACTCTGCAACTGAGTGGCTGCCACGTCACCCTGGAGGGCATTCTGCAACTGAGTTCATCCCGAAACCTGAAACGACTCCTGGTGTCTGCTGTCCAACCCCGCCTCGACGATCAGGCCATCGCCCGGCTTATTGAAACATGGCCGCACCTGGAAACACTCGACGTGGGAAGCAGCGATCTGACCGATGTCGGACTTTCGCAGATCGGACAGCTGAAACAACTACAAAAGTTGAACATTTCCCACACCAAAGTCACTGGCTCAGCTCTGAGTTCGCTGACAGACCTGTCGCATCTCAAGACCTTGCACGCCAACGACACCCACCTCTCTGATTCAGCCATGATTCATATCGGAAAAATGACGAGTCTGGAAAAACTCAATTTAAATCATACCGATGTCTCCGATGACGGCTTTCGGGAAGTTCAAAAGCTGCGAAACCTGAAACGCGTTTACATTGTAGACACCAGAGTCACCGATCGAGGTCTGAAATACCTCAAACCGCTCAAAACCATCGAGTATATCGGGGCCGGCGACAATGTCAGCCCACAAGCCCTGCAGGAACTGAAAGAAGCATTGCCTCTCTTTGCCAGGAATCGAAACGGCTGA
- a CDS encoding DUF1559 domain-containing protein: MRDIIDGTSNTLALSELKFRLQSSTGPSSQDTRGTWVYGAMGADVFSAQTGPNSSSPDGIWGCRNYPEEGMPCIQIGSPYTEMYSAARSYHTGGVQGAMADGSVRFFSENIDLTLWQALSTRGGRETIQGP; the protein is encoded by the coding sequence ATGCGGGACATCATCGACGGGACTTCCAACACGCTGGCATTAAGCGAGCTCAAGTTCCGCCTGCAGAGTTCGACCGGCCCCTCCAGCCAGGACACCCGCGGCACCTGGGTCTACGGAGCGATGGGAGCCGATGTTTTCAGCGCACAGACCGGCCCCAACAGTTCGTCTCCCGATGGTATCTGGGGCTGCCGCAATTACCCGGAAGAAGGCATGCCCTGTATCCAGATCGGCTCTCCCTACACCGAAATGTACTCCGCGGCCCGCAGCTATCACACGGGTGGCGTTCAGGGAGCAATGGCCGACGGCTCGGTGCGATTCTTCTCGGAGAACATCGATCTCACACTCTGGCAGGCACTCAGCACGCGCGGGGGCCGGGAAACAATCCAGGGCCCGTAA
- a CDS encoding DUF1501 domain-containing protein — translation MDPVFEYERNLTRRTLLGRSARGIGGAALASLLYPELFNQSASAETIPDGVKQVAPRAKRIIYLFQSGGPSHVDLFDYKPVLRKLHGSDLPDSVKGTQRVTGMTARQKSFPVVAPFWEMKQCGQHQTWISEQLPHTQTIADDITIIKSLNTEAINHDPAITYINTGSQQIGHASMGAWLSYGLGSENENLPAYMVMLSQGTGKNPGQPLFDRLWGSGYLPPSHQGVKLRPGSSPVLYLANPAGIDRKQRRKLLDDLATLNRGQAEEIGDPEIQARINSYEMAYRMQTSVPELMDLSGETQKTFEMYGPESRKPGSFAANCLLARRMTERGVRFVQLFHRGWDQHVSLKSQLPNQCLDVDQPSAALIKDLKQRGLLDETLVIWGGEFGRTVYSQGAIGSPSAGRDHHGRCFSIWMAGGGIKGGFEYGKTDDFCYNIAENPVHIRDMNATILHCMGIDHRRLTYKYRGLDARLTGVEEAHVVHDILS, via the coding sequence ATGGACCCGGTATTTGAATACGAACGTAATTTGACACGACGGACTCTGCTGGGACGCTCGGCCCGCGGCATTGGCGGGGCGGCGCTGGCGAGCCTGCTCTATCCCGAACTGTTTAACCAGAGTGCGTCCGCGGAGACGATTCCCGACGGCGTGAAGCAGGTGGCACCGCGGGCGAAGCGGATTATCTATCTGTTTCAGTCAGGCGGTCCCTCGCATGTGGATCTGTTCGACTATAAGCCGGTACTGCGGAAATTGCATGGTTCGGACCTGCCCGATTCGGTGAAGGGGACACAACGGGTGACAGGGATGACGGCCCGGCAGAAGTCGTTTCCCGTCGTTGCGCCGTTTTGGGAGATGAAACAGTGCGGACAGCATCAGACATGGATCAGCGAACAATTGCCTCATACGCAGACAATTGCCGATGACATTACGATTATCAAGTCGTTGAATACGGAAGCGATCAACCACGACCCGGCGATCACGTATATCAACACGGGCTCACAACAGATCGGTCATGCGAGCATGGGGGCCTGGCTGAGTTACGGGCTGGGAAGTGAAAACGAGAACCTGCCCGCGTATATGGTGATGTTGTCGCAGGGGACGGGGAAGAACCCGGGGCAGCCTCTGTTCGACCGCTTGTGGGGTTCGGGGTATCTGCCCCCCAGTCACCAGGGAGTGAAACTGCGGCCCGGATCGAGTCCGGTGCTGTATCTGGCGAACCCGGCGGGCATCGACCGTAAACAACGGCGGAAACTGCTGGACGACCTGGCGACACTCAACCGGGGACAGGCGGAAGAGATCGGCGATCCGGAAATTCAGGCGCGGATTAATTCGTACGAGATGGCTTACCGGATGCAGACCTCGGTACCCGAACTGATGGATCTGTCGGGAGAGACGCAGAAGACGTTCGAGATGTACGGACCGGAATCGCGGAAGCCGGGCAGTTTCGCAGCCAACTGTCTGCTGGCCCGCCGGATGACGGAGCGGGGCGTGCGGTTTGTGCAGCTGTTCCACCGGGGCTGGGACCAGCATGTCTCGCTGAAGAGCCAGCTGCCGAACCAGTGCCTGGACGTGGATCAGCCTTCAGCGGCATTGATCAAGGATCTCAAACAACGGGGCCTGCTGGATGAGACGCTGGTGATCTGGGGAGGCGAGTTTGGTCGGACCGTTTACAGCCAGGGAGCGATCGGCAGCCCGAGCGCGGGGCGAGATCATCATGGCCGCTGCTTCTCGATCTGGATGGCCGGCGGCGGGATTAAGGGTGGCTTTGAGTACGGGAAGACCGACGACTTCTGCTATAACATCGCGGAGAATCCGGTGCACATCCGGGATATGAACGCCACGATTCTGCATTGCATGGGGATCGATCATCGACGGTTGACGTATAAATATCGCGGCCTGGATGCGCGGTTGACCGGTGTGGAAGAAGCGCATGTGGTGCATGATATTTTGTCGTGA